TATGCAAAGCAGAGACAGTAGTTAAAGGATAATGGGCTAACCATTCAGGACTAACCAAAACTCTATCAAGCTTCTCAAATAAAGGATCATCATGATTATTGGACCAAGTAAAACTTCTACCAGATAGCTCTATTTCCTATAATGCCCAATGTTCAATAATACCATTAAACAGGCCAGTCCACTTACTAGGTTTCTTAGGTTTATTCCTATCAGACATTTTCCTAATAATGTTGAAATCACCACCAATAAAAAATGGCAAATCATTATAACCCAATATATGAACTAGTTCTACCAGAAAATCAGCCTTATCATCATAAGCAGCTCCATAAACAATAACCAAATTCCATTTAAAATCATTCTTCCTATCATAAATAACCATTCTAATATGGTAATCACCTTTATCACATTCACCTACTTCAAAAAAGGAATCATTAACTCCCAACAGCAATCCTCCTGACGGACCTTTAGAAGAAACCCAATTCCAAATAAATCTCTCAGTACCAGTCAAGGAATTTAACCAAACATTAGTAAAATTCTTTTTCTTGGTCTCTTGAACACCTACAAATACTAATTGCTGCTCAAAGATAGTTTCCTGAAGAAACTTCTTTCTACTATGTAGACCTAAACCCCTAGCATTCCAGAAGAGACCTGACAtttaacttttctttttattataTCTCCTACTCTTAACCTTAGGTTTAACATTGATATGCCCAGTGTTAACCTTAACACTTTTTTTACTACTGCTATTACCAAACTGAAAGTTAAAGAAGTCAGACAAGTCATTATGTTCatcttcagaagaagaaagtaacTCATGCATAACTTCAAGATCAAAACTATCTAACTTTGCATTATGTTCCTGAATAACTTCATTTTTTGTTCTCAAACTAGACATATATAAAGCCGTTCTAGCCTCCTCCAACCCTTTCATAACTTGTAAGTTGTTATCAATATCTACTGCAGAATTACCAATATTGACACCTAGTTGAGTAGCTATTTGATGTAAAGTAAAAGCTGTAGAATTTAAAACAGTAGGGAAAGGATTGTCTGAATCATTACCTTAAGTAGCTTCCAAGTTCTTAAACTTTGCCCTGTCCATGGCCTTGTCCAGTGCTGCTTTGTCATCATTAGCATTTCGACTGCTTCTCCTTCTATTCCCATCATCAATCATATTGGCTTTTTTACTCTTACCCTCTTTAGCTGGCAGAGGGGACTTGACTGGCCCATTCTGTCCATTTCTGACTGCATCTGCATAGTTCTTAGGAGTACCACATTCTTCAATCTATGCAGGTGGAGTACCAATAGAGACAACATTTTCAGGAGATTCCACATTATTGTCCATTGCATTCATCTCATTAATAGCTCGTGTACCCAGGCCACACTTCGTAGCAAATTGAGCGGGACTGTTAGGTTCAGACTCAGCATTAGAGCATTCCAAGTTGTCTAACTGTTCTGTCTCCTTAGCAAACCTCAAGTTAACTTGATTGACAGCAGAAATCCTATCACTGTGTTCAGCCCTTTCACCCTGAAAGTCCAGCATACCATCTATACTTTAACTATTACACCTTAGAATTTGAAATAGAGAGAGTACATGGTTGGATATAAAAATTCTAGTAtttcctccgttcaacaaaagattcTCAAcgttaactaaatttgaatgcatctatacactaagtcatgtctacatacatccaaattttgacaaacttgggacatcttttgttggacggagtgagtacatgCAATTTAGATATATTATGGGGTTCTACTGAGAATGGtttagaaagaaaatataACTGAGATTTCGAGAACGGGTTTGTTACTGAGAAATCATTtgtttttagttagaaatcaGCTGGCGTGTTTCGCTGTTAGACTAAGGGTGCGTTTGGTTAGCCTACTTTTCTGCTTTTGCTtccaaaaagcaaaaaaaaaaagctaaccAAACAGGTATTTTCCACAGcaaaaggcaaaaaagaagattgCTTTTTTAGTGAAATTCTCAAAGTAGGTTTAGAGATACTTCCTGTGGCTTTTGCTTTGCCAAGTTGAAGTTTTTTACCCACGCTGCCATCCCTCAAGTGAAAAACAGTTCGATGTTTCTCTTCTACCCAAACGAAACACTGAAATGCAGAGCCCCTCGTCCTTCCGCATCAAACAAGCACAACGGCACAACCCTAGCCGACGGCGCTCCCCTCCGCCCTTCCCCGACATGTCCTCGCCCGGCGCCCGTCCTCGACGCCCATCCCTGATGCCAGTCCCGGCCTGCCCCACCCTGACACCCCTCTGCAGCCTCCTGCCACGCCCGACCCCGGCCCGGCCTGTCCCTGCCACTGCAACACGGGTAGACCTCTACACTGTTGGCTGTCTGtgtctttttttctcaatTGCTTCTCTCAAATTATTCGAGGATGCCTGTAGGTTCTtggttacaacttacaagtaTGTATGAGATGTTCCAAAATTGCTCGCGGTGTTGTTTAGCTATGTCCATGGCTACATTATCACATCAACgatatttattttgtgttaTAATATAAAACGAAGGTTTCTATTTCTTATGTAAACATAATCAACGTTGCAGACATGAATTTTCTCCTCATCATCACAATCAATGCAAAGATCATCAATTTACGATCAATTCGCATATAAACAGTCATTAGGTCattacaaaagcaaaagcagaTGTTTCAACCAAACACGCTTCCTACTTTTAAATAACAGAAAAGGCAAAACAGTTTTTCCACATTAGAAAAAGCAAAGCTCAGAAGTAAAGCAGAACCAAACGCACCCTAAGACCGAAGAGCAgcacatgaaaaaaataaatgaagatGACACACAGATCTTGATCTAACGCCCTGATGTGACCATTGTGATTTATCGAGCAATCGAGATTTAAGTTTTTGCATTAGATATTACTCCTACTCAATAACCGATTGGTGTGAAGATGGACCCATACTACAGTTCAGATTTACACAAAGTTCCCAGACACGGTGCATTGCCCTCCCGCGGCATATAAATCACCTCAAAAGGAGATTTTGCACCACTTCACTCGATCACTCTCCACTCCGCCCCAAAGCTGCTCGCGATCCCGATGGAAGCCAGCCATGTCCACTCGCCTGCAGCCTCCTCGTCCGAAACCATAATGGCCGCCCTCCTCACATCCGTCCCCGCCGCGCAATTCCCTTGGCTCGCACAGTCGATCGCGGCCGACGCGCGCCGGCAGCGCTGCCGCCTCGCTTCCCTGCTCCTCTCCCCCACGCACTTCTCCGCCGCCCTCGCGCGGCTCCGCTCCATGCCGCTCCCCGCCAAGGCCGCGCTCCTCGGCCGCGTGCTCCTGCGGTCCCTCCTCTTGCTCCTCCCCGCGCTCTCTTCAGCCGAAGATGGCTCGCACTTCCTCCGGCTCCCCGCGCCCGACCTTGACGCCGCGCTCCTGCTCCTCGCCATGTGCAACTCCTACTCGCCGTCCGCAGACTCCTCCCCCGTGGACTGGCACGCGCTGCTCCGCGACGACATGCTGCGCGGCGCGCTCTCCATCTCGGGCCTCGGCGCCACGCCCTGggccgccgtcgcgccctGCCTCGACGCGGCCGCCAAGTGCCGCCGGTTCGCGGACGTGGCCGCGTCCGAggccggcatcggcatcggcaagGACGGCGAGGGGCGCGgggccgcggcgcgcgcggcggtgcTGGCGCTGCCCGCCGTGGCAGGGAACGGGACGCCGTGCGCGATCTGCAGGGAGGAGATGGCGCCTGGTGGTGTTGTGTGCGGGCTGAGGCCGTGCGGGCACCTGTTCCACTGGCCATGCGCGCTGCGGTGGCTGGCGCGGCGCAACACGTGCCCGTGCTGCCGCGCCGAGCTGCCCGCGGAGGACGCGCTCACCGAGACCCGGCGCCTGTGGCGCGCGGTGGAGaggatggcggccgccggaaGGAGGAGACAGTGTGGGCTCAGGCTGTGCGCGTGACAGCGTCGATCGGATGAATGAACCGTGGCATGCTCGCGTTTTGGACGCGCCCGTGTGTCTCGGTATCTAATCGTAGTGTCAGATTCGTGGATGGCGATGGTCATGGCGGCCGGCATGGTCATGGACCTGTATGCTGAATAATGGTGTAGGATCACTGTTAGGTACATAGAAAGATGGATGGGTAAGTCTATtatcctcgcaaaaaaaagaagaggaaagtCTATTAATTCGTTGAGTAatgtagtactactactatttTGGCGTATGATATATGCTATCATTAGTTTGCAAATGATGGGCATAAACTCTGATGGATCCGAAGTGATCGAGTGGAGGAGCGAGGCTTTGAGGAAGGATGAAGGGTAGGTATCGTCGTTTTGCATCCTGATTGCTGCTTTTGAGGCTTCTTGGTGGTGATGTGCGCGCCTCTCGGAGCACATGCATGAATCGTCGAAGTGTTGATTGTAGTACGAAGATAATGATCATGCTACGTACTATTTCTCGGCACTATACATACTGTTACCGAATGGGAGCTTGCTTACCTGTAGATCCAGTGGTCTGCGTAAATTAACCCTGATGACGACCGTAGATCCGTGGATATCAAGTGAACGAAGTGTTCGGCGGTGCTCAGGATCAGCCCGTCAAAGATTGCATATGTCGACAGAGTTTCGAGTGAGGGTGGGCTATGTACTTTTCCAGTTGATTTGACGACCAAACCGAAAGTGGTTTGCATATGATTAAGCTTATGTACTAACCTATCCTGTACGATTGTGAGCATTGCTATACGATACGTTTTGTGATCGTATGATTTTGATATGTAGGCAAGGTGAGTGAATCAACTTTGTCGTGAGATCAGATCGATGGACGCCGTTATTCAAGAGTTACGTGCGACTGATATGACGTGGGCGCACGGGCGGCCGAGGGCGTAGAAGAGGAGATTGCCGCACGTACGGGATTGGCCGATTGGATCGTCCGATTCGTCGTTTTCCACTTTCTCTTGTTCCAACCATGCAATCGCTCGATGTTCCCTCGTGTACGCGCTCTCCCCTTCTCTGCTCGAGCGAAGCATGTGCATGTGTGCCCATATGTTCCCCATCTTCACCGTAGAAGACTATGTGTGGTCTTTGCGTGTTGATCTGCCAACCTTGTAGCGACTGTATCTTAATTCGCATATCCTTATATTACCAATGCCAACTCAGAAATTTGTCGTGAACTAAGACTACATCAGGTGGTTTGGTTTTTTATGGTGGCACCAGCCCATCGAGGTTTGAATCTTAAAATTGACAAATGtgctcacatttttttttggatttattGTGGTAAGTGACATACGCGTCAACATGACTCCACTCACTAGAGTTCAGATCCGGACAGTCATTCATAAAATCTCTCAAAATTTGCCGACTCAGTTGTTGTGAGTACACCTATATACTTATACAATATCTTTTGGACGAATCAACAGCTAGCAATAGTAGCGCGTGAATATGTGAAGAGGCGAAGTCAGGATTTAGTATAACAGTCTTGGAATATTAGCTAGTACTGCCTCTCTTCATAAATGTAGGGACTACTAGCTTCTAAGTCAAACCTCTTAAAATTTGACTAAGTTTATTTACTACGGAATATGCATCATGtaggatttaataaaactaatttaaagtCGTAAAtgttgataattttttttatagactTATTCAAAAGTTTAAAAGTTTGACTGAGAACAAAATTAtgacttcttacatttagcaATAGATGAAGTAtcgttttccctttttttttcatctacTAAGTTTTCTCCTGCAATAAAACTGTCAGGTGTGCTCTAGGCTGATGGAGTGGACTATATATATTTAAGTGCTTgaacaatactccctcctgtcCAAAATACAAGACACATTTTCCATATGGATCTAATGATCTTCATTTGACACCATAAATGTTGATAGTTTTTGTTATAaggttggtcaaactttagaGACAGTCGGCGTAAGTTATATGCTCTAAAATTTTGAACATGGGATAGATTCTGACTCACGATGATAatcattgttttgttttcataCAAAAAGAACTGTACTCTCTTcatctaacaaaagatgtctcaagtttgtcaaaattcggatgtatctagatgtgacttagtgtatagatgcattcaaatttagtcaaaattcaaacatcttttgttgaacggaaggagtactttGGCTCAGTTTTCATTTGTTGTATGATGTAATGCCGTACGGGCCACGTTAACTTGGCATGGTTGGGAAGTTCACAAACTGGGCCCATTTGGAACACCGTATGAGTCCAATTGTCAGCCCGTTTACTGGAAACGGAATAAAGAGCGTTGAAATCAAAAGGCAGACAACAggttccagaaaaaaaaatgcaggtgCATAGCACAGTCCAATCTGTTCTTGCGTGGAAACACACCACTAAACGAGCTGGCAACGTTTTAAAAACATACTTGCtccttttcatattttttgtcgaaatcttacatgtatctgaacactttttagaaatagatacacctatttttgtataaatttgagacaataattaTGAAAACGAAGGAAGTACCGTAGAACTAAATTAGCCCCTCTTTGAATTCAAGACGAAAAGATTTAAAAAACTGTCGTTCTTGCAATCTTGCTTGTTGAAACAAACACATGACGGTAGGTTTGCCAATCATGTTATGCTTTGACAGGCATTTTGGAAAGTGTTACTCGTACTATGTTTTCCCATACGTGTCAAATGTGCCTTCATTCCACTGTCCACAGAAGCTGCCTACTCACCGGCCAGGGGTGATTCCAGattatttcttcttttgagaAAAAGCTGAATCCAGGCGCGTCGTCCGACTCGAAATGTCTCCCGAAGCTGCACACAGATTCTGAgcgaaacaaaaacaaagatgTGGGAGCAGGGAGTCTCGGGGGGTTCGGCAACGCGTTTTGGCCCCCCACCGGCCACCGTTTTGTTCTGCGGTGCGATGCGACGCCACGTCCGCGGCTCGGTTAAAAAAACCGGCCACGTGCGCCACGAGCCCGGGCACCCGTGTGGTGAGTTCCCCGTGTTGCTGTAGTATATACTCCtcccctccgttcctaaatactcaGAAACGGAGAGTACTGTCTTGTCTGGGGAGTGGGGGCAGTAACCACGAGTAGACCATTGGTGCTTGGAATTGGATTCAAGCTGTAGAGCGGAGTAGACTTGTAGAGAGTAGATCATGGTGCTGCTTCGCGTAGGTTGGGGCTGGCGGCTAGTCAGAACTGGAGTAGTGCATGTAATTCAGTGATCTTTTGCGCCAATATATGGCCGAGTGTACGTGGTGGGTACGTACTTAATTTGTGTACGTGACAGGATCATCCTGTTTTGGAGAACTGGTCTGCATTCCGATACTGGGGCATTATACATACATAGTCATGCAGCATGGGACGTGTTGCGCCTTTTCCATTGTAATATTGCTTTCTCCGGACGCTTGCATGCATCATGTTATACGCAGCAACGCAGATGTCGTATAACAATGAACCGCCAGGTCGACAAACGGAGCGGTTCCACATTTCCCCTGCAGCGATGCCCACATGCCATCGCTACATCAAAGTGCGTCCTATGTATTTTCTGTAAGCAGTGTGGTTTTGTCACTAGTGCGCCTCCTAGAACAAATACCGAAGACCAGTGTACTATAgactactagtactagtagttTCCACGGAAGTGCCTGTATCAGTGCCGAGTGCGTCGTCCTGGCGTCCACTGTTGGACTGGACAAAGATGGGTTGCTTCCACGTAAAAGTTCAATGACAACTTGACAAGGCATACAAATTTCTTGCACACATTCCAGACAGTTCggagagaaaaaagagcaAGTAGGCGGAGCTAATAAATTGTTGACGCGGACTGGGCACTTGCATTGAGCATATATTTCCTCACCTCCGTTCTgataagaaagaagaagaagccgatgtCGATGAGTCGACCCTCACATGTGTGTAGGGTCGAGCACCGTGTGTATCATTTGGCTCCATTCCCTTTTTGTTTAGACAAACAGGGACCAGCCCCCGGCGCGGCTCATCATTCTGATCATTTAGACGATATCGCTGTGGAGTGTTCTCGAGGCCATGTCTGTCATGTGGAGTATGTCACTCACTTAACCGCCATGTAACTCAATCAGCTCCGGAGCGTTTGGATCGGGAGCCAGCGAGCATGCGCGCCGTTGCGTACGACTCACTCCGCTGCGGGATTGATCATATTTGACGTACGACGTCCCATTGATCAGCAATTCCTCTATTTTTCTAAGTTAAACCGTAATAGCTGGGCGATTGCAGTCCGataatatataaatatataattttgtaAAGTGACACATCAGAGTACGATCTTTGAGAATCGAACTCTGGTGGGCTGGCAGCATATCTCGCTGGCTGACCACCCAAGTTATGATTGGTTCTCAACAATTCCTCTACTAGGCATAACAGTTGAGACTTTTCTTGAAACGGGCCCGCCAGGCCCCCCGTTTCGTCAGCGGCAGGCCCCAGCCAAGTATGGCATGTTCATCCCGTAGCACAGGCACCCCGTTCTTCTACCACTGCTCCTACTCTCTCTGTCCccaattaattggcgccgtcttttttgcaaaataaaccctgtaaattttcgaaataaacctgcagtcAACATTTTCAATTAAACGTGTACTACGCGTTAATTTCGAAAATTTACATGGTTTTTTTTCCGCAAAAGTTCCAATAGAACGCGGACTACAGGTTTATTTCGAAAACTTACATGGGtttttttgtgcaaaaaaaaCCGACGCCaattaatttgggacggagggagtatctttttGAAGGAGTTAGTGCCACTCATATCAGGGTGGGTaaaaaaaccaagaaaccGAGAACCGAAACCGATTAGACCAAAACCGAAGAACCGCATGAAACTTCGGCCAGAAAACTCAGAAACCGAAGTTTTTCGGTCAGTTCGGTTTCTGGTCTCGGCTAACCGAAAATACACGAAAAACCCTAAGTATTCATATGTCGCGTGCATGACCGCCCCTCTAAACAAGACACCCCTAGCCCAACTGTGACTCACACAAGATTATGTCTTTATCTTTGTGTTCAACTTTGTAAGACTTAAACCTATGTGATGTTGCTAAATCTGTTTTCAGTAATGTTTTTACTCAATCAATTATGTTCGGTTAGTTCGGTTCAGAACCGAGAACCGAATAGAACTTTCGGTTAACCAAAAATTCGGTTCTCGA
The Brachypodium distachyon strain Bd21 chromosome 2, Brachypodium_distachyon_v3.0, whole genome shotgun sequence genome window above contains:
- the LOC100843251 gene encoding E3 ubiquitin-protein ligase SGR9, amyloplastic, giving the protein MEASHVHSPAASSSETIMAALLTSVPAAQFPWLAQSIAADARRQRCRLASLLLSPTHFSAALARLRSMPLPAKAALLGRVLLRSLLLLLPALSSAEDGSHFLRLPAPDLDAALLLLAMCNSYSPSADSSPVDWHALLRDDMLRGALSISGLGATPWAAVAPCLDAAAKCRRFADVAASEAGIGIGKDGEGRGAAARAAVLALPAVAGNGTPCAICREEMAPGGVVCGLRPCGHLFHWPCALRWLARRNTCPCCRAELPAEDALTETRRLWRAVERMAAAGRRRQCGLRLCA